A genomic region of Merismopedia glauca CCAP 1448/3 contains the following coding sequences:
- a CDS encoding XisI protein, with amino-acid sequence MDSLKDRYRDIIEKVLREYAEFLGNDNEVQVELVFDRNRDRYLLVENGWKDGYRIYGTLLHVDLIDHKPWIQHDGTEEGIAVELVAAGIPKEQIVLGFRTIAERKYTEFAVS; translated from the coding sequence ATGGATTCATTGAAAGATCGGTATCGTGACATTATCGAAAAAGTGCTGCGAGAATATGCTGAATTTTTGGGTAACGACAACGAAGTTCAAGTAGAACTAGTGTTCGATCGCAATCGCGATCGCTATCTGTTAGTAGAAAATGGTTGGAAAGACGGGTATCGCATCTATGGAACTTTGTTACACGTCGATCTGATCGATCATAAACCCTGGATTCAGCATGATGGTACAGAAGAGGGTATTGCTGTAGAGTTAGTGGCTGCGGGAATTCCCAAAGAGCAGATTGTGTTGGGTTTTAGAACCATAGCAGAACGAAAATATACAGAATTTGCGGTTTCGTAA